Proteins encoded in a region of the Populus nigra chromosome 3, ddPopNigr1.1, whole genome shotgun sequence genome:
- the LOC133688168 gene encoding SPX domain-containing protein 1-like yields MKFWKSLSNLIEETVPDWRDEFLSYKDLKKQLKLIYPKDGDKPLNKRPRLDDDQMDGGDGDGGEVEKEVIDFVRVLEDEMEKFNAFIVEKEEDSVIKWKELQDGVEKAKDSNEELMRVGREIVDFHGEMVLLENYSALNYTGLVKILKKYDKRSGALVRMPFIQRVMQQPFYTTHVLTKLIKECEAMLDRVFSRNEPSVSPHATEVESCDNKTSNAIAERSLRVPNELPEIEYTESMYVKPTLSALRVLKEIRSGSSTVNVYSLPPLQSNTQDGDWKKVTVLEQTAK; encoded by the exons ATGAAGTTCTGGAAGAGCTTAAGTAATTTAATAGAAGAAACGGTGCCGGATTGGAGAGATGAGTTTTTATCTTATAAAGACTTGAAGAAACAGTTGAAGTTAATTTATCCTAAAGATGGGGATAAGCCGCTGAATAAACGGCCCAGATTGGATGATGATCAAATGGACGGTGGGGATGGCGATGGCGGTGAGGTGGAGAAGGAGGTGATTGATTTTGTTAGGGTTTTGGAGGATGAGATGGAAAAGTTTAATGCTTTTATTGTTGAGAAAGAAGAGGATTCTGTTATCAAATGGAag GAGCTACAAGATGGAGTAGAGAAGGCGAAGGATTCGAATGAAGAGCTGATGAGAGTAGGGAGGGAGATAGTGGATTTTCATGGAGAGATGGTGTTGTTGGAGAATTACAGTGCCCTTAACTACACAG GGCTAGTGaagatattgaaaaaatatgataagaGAAGTGGAGCTCTGGTTCGCATGCCCTTCATCCAAAGGGTAATGCAACAGCCATTCTACACAACTCATGTACTTACCAAGCTTATTAAGGAGTGTGAGGCGATGCTTGATCGAGTTTTCTCTAGAAATGAACCATCAGTCTCACCTCATGCAACTGAGGTAGAGAGCTGTGACAACAAAACTTCAAATGCAATTGCAGAGAGGTCACTCAGAGTTCCCAACGAACTCCCAGAAATAGAATATACGGAGAGCATGTACGTGAAACCAACACTGTCAGCACTTCGTGTCTTGAAGGAGATTCGGAGTGGAAGTTCGACTGTAAACGTGTATTCATTACCCCCTTTGCAAAGCAATACTCAGGATGGGGATTGGAAGAAAGTTACTGTCTTGGAACAAACGGCCAAATAG
- the LOC133689373 gene encoding RNA-dependent RNA polymerase 6-like: METEGSAKETVVTQVSLGGFDIHVTAKDLLEYLEREIGLVWRCRLKTSWTPPESYPNFEITDITKITRTEDYRRVEPHAFVHFALPQSATWAIDAADRCELFLNNKGLKASLGPENPFTLNQRRRKTTPFKLSDVGVEIGTLVSRDEFFVGWRGPPTGVDFLVDPFDGTCRFCFSRNTAFSFKSTAEHAVIKCDFKVEFLVRDINEIKQYTETSCLVLLLQLASAPRVWYRTADDDIKVSVPFDLLDDDDPWIRTTDFTASGAIGRCHSYRVSIPPRHGPKLRKAVDFLKERRVQEEYLRRPIRIRDEPDFGMPMTDPFFCIHHKEGIAFDVLFLVNAVMHKGIFNQHQLSNDFFDLLRNQPTEVNVAALKHIYPYRRPVFDAYKKLKVAQEWLLKNPKNFKNQKKLDDIAEIRRLVITPTKAYCLPPEVELSNRVLRKYKDVADRFLRVTFMDEGLQTMNSNALNYFAAPIVRAITSYSFPQKTRIFKRVRSILTEGFYLCGRRYSFLAFSSNQLRDRSAWFFAEDRNINVMAIKSWMGKFTNKNIAKCAARMGQCFSSTYATIEVPPEEVNSDLPDIKRNGYDFSDGIGMITPDLAREVAEKLKFDFDPPCAYQIRYAGCKGVVACWPEQGDGIRLSLRSSMNKFQSNHTILEICSWTRFQPGFLNRQIITLLSALNVPDAVFWKMQELMVSKLNQMLVDSDVAFDVLTASCAEQGNVAAIMLSAGFKPQKEPHLRGMLTCVRAAQLWGLREKARIFVPSGRWLMGCLDELGVLEQGQCFIQVSNSYLENCFVKHGSKFSETKKNLQVVKGTVVIAKNPCLHPGDIRILEAVDAPGLHHLYDCLVFPQKGERPHANEASGSDLDGDLYFVTWDENLIPPSKRSWIPMQYDAAEAKQLTRPVNHQDIVEFFAKNMANENLGAICNAHVVRADLSEYGALDEKCLTLAELAATAVDFPKTGKIVSMPSDLKPKIYPDFMGKEDHQSYKSKKILGRLYRQIKDAYDDDDVAASSELNFVPGDIPYDLDLEVLGATDYISDAWDRKCSYDGQLNGLLAQYKVKREEEVVTGHVWSMPKGSSRKQGDLKERLKHSYNCLKREFRQVFEKMDLDFGKLDDDEKNMLYERKASAWYQVTYHPHWIQKSLELQDSDGAGISVMLSFAWIAADYLARIKIQHSRIGNVDSAKPVNSLAKYLADRM, translated from the exons ATGGAGACAGAAGGAAGTGCAAAGGAAACAGTGGTCACCCAAGTTAGTCTTGGTGGGTTTGACATTCATGTCACTGCAAAAGATCTTTTGGAATACTTGGAAAGAGAGATTGGACTTGTTTGGCGGTGTAGATTGAAAACATCATGGACCCCTCCTGAGTCCTATCCCAACTTTGAGATTACTGACATCACAAAGATCACAAGAACAGAAGATTATAGGAGAGTGGAGCCCCATGCATTTGTGCATTTTGCGTTGCCTCAATCAGCAACTTGGGCTATTGATGCTGCAGACCGATGTGAGCTCTTCTTGAATAACAAAGGATTGAAGGCTAGTTTGGGGCCTGAAAATCCTTTCACTTTGAATCAGAGGAGGAGGAAAACAACTCCCTTTAAGCTATCTGATGTGGGTGTTGAGATAGGGACCTTGGTTAGTCGTGACGAGTTCTTTGTTGGTTGGAGAGGACCTCCTACTGGTGTTGATTTTCTAGTGGATCCTTTTGACGGAACATGCAGGTTTTGTTTCTCTAGAAATACTGCTTTCTCCTTCAAAAGTACAGCTGAACATGCTGTTATAAAATGTGATTTTAAAGTCGAGTTCCTAGTGAGAGACATTAATGAGATCAAACAGTACACAGAAACATCATGTCTAGTTCTCTTGCTGCAGCTGGCTTCTGCACCTCGGGTCTGGTATAGAACTGCAGATGATGATATCAAAGTATCAGTTCCTTTTGATTTGTTGGATGATGACGATCCTTGGATCCGAACCACAGATTTTACAGCCAGTGGGGCTATTGGTCGGTGCCATTCTTATAGAGTTTCAATCCCACCTCGTCATGGTCCAAAGTTGAGAAAAGCTGTGGATTTTCTCAAGGAAAGGAGGGTGCAGGAGGAATACCTCAGACGACCGATCAGGATTCGGGATGAACCAGACTTTGGAATGCCCATGACAGATCCTTTCTTTTGTATTCATCACAAGGAGGGAATAGCTTTTGATGTATTGTTTTTAGTGAATGCTGTCATGCATAAAGGCATATTCAATCAGCATCAATTATCAAATGACTTCTTTGACTTATTGAGAAATCAACCTACTGAAGTCAATGTGGCTGCACTGAAGCACATTTATCCTTACAGACGCCCAGTGTTTGATGCTTATAAGAAGCTGAAAGTTGCTCAAGAATGGTTGCTGAAGAacccaaaaaattttaaaaatcagaaaaaattgGATGATATTGCAGAAATTAGAAGGTTGGTCATCACTCCAACTAAAGCTTACTGCCTTCCACCTGAAGTTGAACTCtcgaacagggttttgaggaaaTACAAGGATGTTGCTGATCGGTTTCTCAGAGTTACCTTCATGGATGAGGGCTTGCAGACAATGAACTCAAATGCTCTAAACTATTTTGCTGCTCCTATTGTCAGAGCCATCACTTCTTATTCCTTCCCTCAAAAAACAAGAATCTTCAAAAGAGTGAGGAGCATTTTGACTGAAGGGTTTTATTTATGTGGTCGGAGATACTCCTTTTTGGCTTTCTCATCCAATCAATTGAGGGACCGTTCTGCTTGGTTTTTTGCTGAAGACAGAAACATAAATGTGATGGCTATTAAAAGTTGGATGGGAAAGTTCACCAATAAGAACATTGCAAAGTGTGCTGCAAGAATGGGTCAGTGTTTCTCCTCTACTTATGCAACTATAGAAGTTCCACCAGAGGAGGTTAATTCTGATCTTCCTGATATTAAGAGGAATGGCTATGATTTCTCCGATGGCATTGGCATGATCACTCCAGATCTTGCCAGGGAAGTTGCAGAGAAacttaaatttgattttgaccCCCCCTGTGCTTACCAAATCAGATATGCTGGTTGCAAAGGAGTCGTGGCTTGTTGGCCAGAGCAAGGTGATGGCATCCGCCTATCTTTGAGGTCGAGCATGAACAAGTTCCAATCAAACCATACTATTTTGGAAATCTGCTCTTGGACTAGGTTTCAACCTGGTTTCTTAAACAGGCAGATAATTACATTGCTCTCAGCTCTCAACGTTCCTGATGCAGTCTTCTGGAAGATGCAGGAACTTATGGTCTCCAAGCTAAATCAAATGCTTGTGGACTCGGATGTCGCATTTGATGTCCTCACTGCATCATGTGCTGAGCAAGGGAATGTTGCTGCTATAATGTTGAGTGCAGGTTTCAAGCCTCAGAAGGAACCTCATTTGCGAGGCATGCTAACTTGTGTAAGAGCTGCACAGCTTTGGGGCCTCAGAGAAAAGGCTCGAATTTTTGTTCCATCTGGGAGATGGTTGATGGGCTGCTTGGATGAGCTAGGGGTGCTTGAACAAGGTCAGTGCTTTATCCAAGTCTCCAACTCATATTTGGAAAACTGTTTTGTGAAGCATGGCTCAAAGTTTAGTGAGACCAAGAAAAATCTTCAAGTCGTCAAAGGGACTGTGGTAATAGCTAAGAATCCTTGTCTTCATCCTGGAGATATAAGGATTCTGGAAGCGGTTGATGCCCCAGGACTTCATCACTTGTATGATTGCCTTGTCTTCCCACAGAAAGGTGAAAGGCCCCATGCAAATGAAGCTTCTGGAAGTGACCTTGATGGGGACCTCTACTTTGTCACTTGGGATGAAAACCTTATTCCTCCTAGTAAGAGGAGCTGGATACCCATGCAGTATGATGCTGCAGAAGCCAAACAGCTTACTCGGCCTGTGAATCATCAG GACATTGTAGAATTCTTTGCAAAAAACATGGCGAACGAGAATTTAGGGGCAATTTGCAATGCACATGTAGTTCGTGCTGATTTGAGTGAGTATGGTGCTTTGGATGAGAAGTGCCTAACTCTAGCAGAGTTAGCGGCCACAGCTGTTGATTTTCCCAAGACTGGGAAAATTGTTTCCATGCCTTCGGATTTGAAACCCAAAATTTATCCAGATTTTATGGGGAAAGAGGATCACCAGTCctataaatcaaagaaaattttgggAAGGCTATATCGCCAGATAAAAGATGCTTATGATGACGATGATGTGGCTGCATCTTCTGAGCTTAATTTTGTTCCTGGTGACATCCCGTATGATTTGGATCTTGAAGTTCTGGGAGCTACTGATTATATCAGTGATGCATGGGATCGGAAGTGCTCATACGATGGGCAGCTGAATGGCCTTCTTGCTCAGTATAAAGTGAAGAGGGAAGAAGAGGTTGTAACAGGGCATGTATGGTCAATGCCGAAAGGCAGCAGTAGGAAGCAAGGGGACCTGAAAGAGAGGCTCAAACACTCTTACAATTGCTTAAAGAGAGAATTTAGGCAAGTCTTTGAGAAAATGGATTTGGACTTTGGGAAACTCGACGATGATGAAAAGAACATGCTTTATGAGCGGAAGGCGTCCGCTTGGTATCAGGTTACCTACCATCCTCATTGGATTCAGAAGTCACTGGAGTTGCAAGATTCAGATGGTGCTGGTATTTCAGTTATGCTGAGCTTTGCTTGGATTGCAGCTGATTACCTTGCTCGGATCAAGATTCAGCATAGCAGAATAGGAAATGTTGACTCTGCTAAGCCTGTGAATTCACTAGCCAAGTATCTTGCTGATAGGATGTGA